The DNA window AGGATGAATCTTTTAATTGAATGATCATAAAAAAGTCTGGACCTACTCTCTAGAAATTATTTGAAATgaatccaaaataaaaaaaatatagtgtTACATGAGCACTATAAATCACTTCACGAGCACTATTCATGGATCTCACATCGACTTTTACACTATGTACTCACACATCCACTACTAAGGAGCACTAAAGAGCATTTCATAGACTATTATTTTTTCCCATTtcatgtagaaaaaaaaaataagaaaatgttAAAATCGAAACTGCACGGCACGTTGTGTTACACATTGTGCGCCATGTTTACGCAACGTTGTGCATGGTGTAATGGGGGCCGTCAATCAATATAGTAAAAGAGAGACCAAGTTGAAGTTATTACTCACCCATCCCACTAGACTCTTCCCACCAGGAATCTCATCAGTAGTTCTGAGGCCAGTGATAAGCTGCAACAGCACCACCCCAAATGAGTACACATCTGTTTTGTCTGACATCTTGCCGGATTCCGCATATTCCGGCGCCACATATCCAAGCGTCCCCACTACCCCACCCGAGTTAGCCCCGGTCCCATCATCCTCCTTTGCCAGCCCGAAATCCCCCAACTGCACACACCATACAACTACttagttagtttgtttgtttgtttgttagtTGGTTAGAGTGAGTTAGTTAGTTCTGACCAGTGCTTCATAGTCATGAGTGATGAGTATGTTCCCCGGCCTCATGTCCCGGTGCACAATGCAGCGTTCGTGCAGATAGGCCAGCCCCCTGGCTGCCCCCCTTGCGATCTTCATCCTCTGCTCCCAGTTGAGAGGCTTGCATTCGCCCGACAAGTTGTCCTCCAAGGAGCCATTGCAGATGAACTCATAGACGAGGAGTCTGTGAATTCCCTGCGTGCAAGATCCCAACAGCATCACCACATTGTGGTGCCTTGCTTGGCTCAATAAGTGCACTTCACTCTTGAACTCTTTCTCCCCTTGAAGGCTTGTGGCCTTGAGTTTCTTCACGGCCACCTTCCGCCCGTCCTTGAGCCTCCCTTTGAAAACCAGCCCGAATCCGCCTTCTGATATGAAGTTGTCCTCTGAGAAGCCGCCTGTTGCCTCATCAAGCTCTTCGTAGCTGAACTCAATGTGGCTCCCGGTTCTAGGTCGTTGGTTGTTGCAATGGGAGCAGATTGGATCAGCTACAAAGTTGTGTTGGTTGTATATTAATCCATTTGCTTCATTCTTGGGAGTTCTATTTTCCTTTGATGTGGAACAAGAAGTTGAACTAGTACTAATACTATATATGGATGAAGTGTGAAGGGTTTGATCACTTGTGGGAGAGATGTGTTCCCACGAGTAAGAAGGTATCATCTCGTCATATGAGACATGTCGAATGATGGGACCTCGGAGTTGAACAATGGTGTTGTTGCTCTTCATAGTTGAGATCCCACATGACACTCTATCCATGAAGTATTGCTTCTCTTTCTTCATCTCCCTACAAAGGCAACACCAATTCTCTTACATCCAACATTGTCAATGCCATTGTATGAGCTTAATCAGGCAATGTAAATACCTGTCCAGTATCATACATGTGGCTCCCAACCTTTTCACAGCTCTAACTGCACCAACCCTACGAGACGTACAAACGGCTACCTCCACCTTCACTTTCACCTAGTAAAACAATGTACACAGCTTGTCCTTTTACAATATCATTCATATAAAGTTTGGATGGAGTAAAGGCCTAAGTGAAGTGATGTATAGTCAATTAACCACAAAAGGTGTCATCAAGATTTGTATATTTGGTAAATGTATTACAAACCTTTTTCTCTGATTGAAGCTTCTCTTGCAACTTGATGATCCCACTGTTTTGACTGTactcttccttcttctttcgTCTTTCGTCCTCCATAAATTTTCTCATCGAACCATTTACATGTGGATACTCTTTGCCCTTGTATCCCACTGAAATATCACACACATTGTATACCATCATTCTAGATTATATAATGATATTTTTCATCTAAATCATGATGATATATGTTCTTTTTGATGTTGTAACCATTATTTCAAATTCAAACAGACACACACACATATGCATAGAGATAGAGAGAGGCTCACAAAGTTTAGCAGCAGAAAGGAAAGAGGAAGTAGAAGAATTAGTGAGTTGGAGTACTCCAAGAAATATGATCTCATCTCCAGGATTTATAGGCAAAGCATTGAGCATCCATTTCATCTCACTCCAACTCAAATCTATACATGTTTGGATCACCACCACCTTCTCAATCTCACCTCCCTTTGACATTTTATAAAAGATTAATATTCAATGTTCTTTCCATGATCATATTCATCATAAAGAAATCTCATGCCAAATTAATGgaacaggaaaaaaaaaaggatttgCTTACCATTCTTGAAAATGGTATATTCAATGTTCAGCAGAGGGATTTTTTTTTGCTTAGATACTGCTGTGTCTGTGTTTTGGTTCACAAGCTGTAGTTAAATGCTAGGCAGATTGCAAATTGctatatacatacataaaagtgacattcattg is part of the Salvia splendens isolate huo1 chromosome 6, SspV2, whole genome shotgun sequence genome and encodes:
- the LOC121807980 gene encoding proline-rich receptor-like protein kinase PERK3 — protein: MSKGGEIEKVVVIQTCIDLSWSEMKWMLNALPINPGDEIIFLGVLQLTNSSTSSFLSAAKLLGYKGKEYPHVNGSMRKFMEDERRKKKEEYSQNSGIIKLQEKLQSEKKVKVKVEVAVCTSRRVGAVRAVKRLGATCMILDREMKKEKQYFMDRVSCGISTMKSNNTIVQLRGPIIRHVSYDEMIPSYSWEHISPTSDQTLHTSSIYSISTSSTSCSTSKENRTPKNEANGLIYNQHNFVADPICSHCNNQRPRTGSHIEFSYEELDEATGGFSEDNFISEGGFGLVFKGRLKDGRKVAVKKLKATSLQGEKEFKSEVHLLSQARHHNVVMLLGSCTQGIHRLLVYEFICNGSLEDNLSGECKPLNWEQRMKIARGAARGLAYLHERCIVHRDMRPGNILITHDYELGDFGLAKEDDGTGANSGGVVGTLGYVAPEYAESGKMSDKTDVYSFGVVLLQLITGLRTTDEIPGGKSLVGWAKPLLEAKNYPKLIDSRILECHDVHQLFWMVLAADSCLKQDPHQRFTMKQVLNYLNCNKEGNTNFIIDLE